The following are encoded in a window of Staphylospora marina genomic DNA:
- a CDS encoding cation diffusion facilitator family transporter encodes MRNGSPSAQRGAILGLVCYVVLAATKCWIGAKTGSDAVLSDGLNNVSDILLSAAILIGIRVASLPADRNHPFGHRKAETVAALVAASFMALVALEVWLHSVQSLFRPKPDMIGMEALLVSLAGAVVMFAVSLHNRRLGRKTGSEALQAAAGDNMSDALVSLGAAIGVWGARAGWSWMDPVCALIVGGIILRTAWHVGKPAIDSLMDGFEGEKLAEIENIVKSVDGIRQVRELRARRYGPQVHVEMTVCVDPHLSVQDSHALTERVEELLIGFERIARVHIHVEPGMR; translated from the coding sequence CGACCAAGTGCTGGATCGGCGCAAAAACCGGGTCTGACGCCGTCTTGTCGGACGGACTCAACAACGTGTCCGACATCCTGCTTTCGGCGGCGATTCTGATCGGAATCCGGGTGGCCTCACTCCCGGCGGACCGGAACCATCCGTTCGGGCATCGGAAAGCGGAAACGGTGGCCGCCCTGGTGGCCGCATCCTTCATGGCGCTGGTTGCCTTGGAAGTGTGGTTGCATTCGGTTCAATCCCTGTTCCGGCCGAAACCCGACATGATCGGGATGGAGGCCTTGCTGGTGTCTCTCGCGGGGGCCGTCGTGATGTTCGCCGTTTCCCTCCACAATCGTCGGCTGGGCCGAAAAACGGGAAGCGAAGCCCTGCAAGCCGCCGCCGGTGACAACATGTCCGATGCGCTGGTCAGCCTGGGAGCGGCAATCGGCGTCTGGGGAGCAAGGGCAGGATGGAGTTGGATGGATCCGGTTTGCGCCCTCATCGTGGGCGGAATCATTTTGAGGACGGCGTGGCACGTGGGGAAACCGGCGATCGATTCCCTGATGGACGGGTTTGAAGGGGAGAAACTGGCCGAGATCGAAAACATCGTGAAGTCCGTCGACGGAATCCGGCAAGTGCGGGAATTGCGCGCCAGGAGGTACGGTCCGCAGGTGCATGTGGAAATGACGGTTTGCGTTGATCCCCACTTGTCCGTGCAAGACAGTCACGCGCTGACGGAACGGGTGGAAGAACTCCTGATCGGGTTTGAACGCATCGCCCGTGTGCACATCCATGTGGAGC